From a single Pleurodeles waltl isolate 20211129_DDA chromosome 8, aPleWal1.hap1.20221129, whole genome shotgun sequence genomic region:
- the LOC138250560 gene encoding uncharacterized protein isoform X2 translates to MLNAERKTCELQCEKTSTYEPCYKKLKSEETSHLKPLDGTEGLQEQEDIETESKIEDSFDCSPCNTVGFSATQEKIEGETKSDGILPLGHGPNKTESKSSEVLNSKPFDPLKGSPSLEAKYDAVSPTKQKTIEIESKSDERVLPEQQKIETGLQSEEVSNLGLNGKLEVPPGQETTGSESKSVATSYLVSRSSLEPVQLQETIERESKETGSAKACDDKNEETSHEAESSDVLETHELEPSILSVQKAEKRANVLEYESELTDEPCSKKCKTGEACHLILHHRLEGPLPKEILENDQNKRECSNVHTDGESVKTSNETENSDVLKTPESGSINSLQNESCSSAAIENMCPFQLEQECPPLTESAELGSEENVNTLLCLESQGKSKIEKYETSKVFIGPLCKTDLKRENSIDNTKVGAGESSDVATSKLFNEAKKVDDSLIKSGEKVEIDNELSQFYKELEQLEDSDDLVDSAQENEQSLLVPQNKGGAHSSKADSTWQSGNKHKNIYSYGPASSGAEQQFGGHIQSTCWNTSMPPPWPSWQQPQTLSFPQGPTFTPYSHNLTYQPYPTGTFSPQVTYPAYPNYAPLSTNYSTPAYPGSAFPPPSSAPYSSTYNYAAYPGPTPASSFPPPSNAPYLSTPLTSSLPPAPPSSFLPPPSSLPPPPISLLPPSSLPPPPPPPPSSLPLPPPSSLPPPPPSSLPPPPPSSFPPPPPSSFPPPPSSFPPPPSSLLPPPSSLPLPPLSSLPPPPPPPHPPPPPPPPHSLPPPASPFPPPGSHFPRASPASTFSLPPPGPLRPPGSLPLPSNVPPPTVSAFPHQPALSIPCSSASSMPPPLTNSLPPAPPANSLPPAPTCSLPSATVSIIYPPATSASSIRPPPSNYFIPPNQTLTDSLYTANNCRPPINASVPSTADVATSSPLPGADPPGGDNHLASALPRQGNISPFDKTHGVSTFPTGCKDLSTGTLGSTNMLPSFSNVPSQDASRCGSACPSPLTTPPIFSQHSANTVPHLDKPPSAQSQPGTKFHYSRPQTPVSAPQSASTGYHANADKALALTTLPPSLNSTNFNKPQPGSTFSSSRNGPPANTIDQGFTLPPPRVGHLLSTTKETNTLPPPRKGLYPNTSCPSSTFPPPRNVPLSDSPNFEGPFPRSRIEPPSNSLGQSGTFSSSGFGPPHSTPHLTGNLPSPRNGPSPSSPYPATSTLSSTRLAPSPSLPHPATNIPSCRNGDNYPSQNNGPPPNTPRVINGAPPLNYPPPSDEIYVESDFPPSRYCPPNSKQERTNNGSPARQEFSRDAPYTANNFLSSWYQPPKDDPHVAVEFPPSRSHTDNPSKYRSDQPLRSKISSRCRSPKETQSSECTFFPSVYHHLSGTLQSKKDSFSSRYRPTADLGKDFHSSRYSPSQDSSDSENDFPPPQYPPSNDATLASAAFYQPPDKAHSENDFLPLKCRPSSSLHEEIFYPSSRFQLPDETQCTADDFHPSRYRAPVDLPDAVNKFPSSRYASPSDTRFTPTTLPLSRYGSPCDTPHSEITFPPSRRGCPPNEPSHLFSSLRSRSPPNKSFVGSSFLSTREHHPHSQHRPCTSPLRSNEPHHNGYDVYRKRNTSSMWDCSKSVEKNESSDEDDMYKYMAYADRNSDEDVLSKSDHHCKIKTEFWKEHEIEYKSEDVDRFSCTAVPSKPSGHKLLILLRGVPGSGKTTLANDLLDKSPEGTVLSTDDFFRQRDGYNFVGKKLGNAHEWNQDRAMKAMDEGRTPVIIDNTNTQAWEMKPYVEMAIERGYTVQFHEPETWWKRDPVELEK, encoded by the exons atgctgaatgctgaaagaaaaacatgtgaattacagtgtgAAAAAACATCAACGTATGAGCCATGCTATAAGAAACTGAAATCGGAGGAAACCTCCCATTTGAAACCTCTAGATGGAACAGAAGGACTGCAAGAGCAAGAAGACATTGAAACTGAATCTAAAATTGAGGATTCCTTTGACTGTAGTCCTTGTAATACCGTAGGATTTTCTGCAACCCAAGAAAAGATTGAAGGGGAAACCAAGTCAGATGGAATCTTGCCTCTAGGACATGGGCCAAATAAAACTGAATCAAAATCAAGTGAAGTCTTGAACTCTAAACCTTTTGATCCATTAAAAGGATCTCCAAGTCTGGAAGCAAAATACGATGCTGTCTCGCCTACAAAACAGAAGACGATTGAAATTGAATCAAAATCAGACGAGAGAGTTCTCCCAGAACAACAGAAGATTGAAACAGGATTGCAATCTGAAGAGGTTTCTAATTTAGGGTTgaatggtaaattggaagtgcctCCAGGGCAAGAAACCACTGGATCAGAATCAAAATCAGTTGCTACCTCTTACTTGGTTTCTAGGTCTAGTTTAGAACCAGTTCAATTGCAAGAAACTATTGAAAGAGAGTCAAAGGAGACTGGATCTGCCAAAGCATGTGATGACAAAAATGAGGAAACATCTCATGAGGCTGAAAGTTCAGATGTATTGGAAACCCATGAACTTGAACCCAGCATTCTGTCG gtgcagaaagctgagaaaagagcaaatgtattggaatatgaaagtgAACTAACAGATGAGCCATGTTCTAAAAAGTGTAAAACAGGAGAGGCCTGTCACTTGATCCTTCACCATAGGTTAGAAGGACCGCTGCCAAAAGAGATACTGGAGAATGACCAAAACAAGAGAGAATGTTCAAATGTTCATACAGATGGGGAAAGTGTGAAAACTTCAAATGAGACTGAAAATTCTGACGTTTTGAAGACCCCTGAAAGCGGTAGTATTAATTCACTGCAGAATGAATCCTGCAGTTCTGCTGCCATAGAAAATATGTGTCCTTTTCAGTTGGAGCAAGAATGTCCCCCCTTAACTGAATCAGCAGAGTTAGGCTCTGAGGAAAATGTAAACACATTACTGTGCTTGGAATCTCAGGGTAAGAGTAAGATAGAAAAGTATGAGACTAGTAAGGTGTTTATAGGGCCCCTTTGCAAAACTGATTTGAAAAGGGAAAACAGCATAGACaataccaaagttggtgcaggtgaaAGTTCAGACGTTGCGACTTCTAAGCTGTTCAATGAAGCTAAAAAAGTGGATGACTCGTTAATTAAATCCGGCGAGAAAGTTGAAATAGATAATGAATTAAGCCAGTTCTATAAAGAACTGGAACAACTTGAAGATAGTGATGACCTGGTGGACAGTGCACAGGAAAATGAACAGAGTCTGTTAGTACCTCAGAATAAAGGGGGAGCACATAGCAGTAAGGCAGACTCAACATGGCAATCAGGAAATAAACACAAAAACATTTACAGTTATGGGCCAGCCAGTTCAGGAGCAGAGCAGCAATTTGGTGGACACATAcaatcaacatgttggaatacttCAATGCCTCCGCCTTGGCCTAGTTGGCAACAGCCACAGACATTAAGTTTTCCACAGGGCCCAACCTTTACACCATACAGTCACAATCTGACTTACCAGCCATATCCAACAGGTACTTTCTCCCCTCAAGTGACATATCCTGCATATCCAAATTATGCTCCTCTTTCTACTAATTACAGCACCCCAGCGTATCCTGGATCTGCTTTCCCCCCTCCAAGCAGTGCACCGTATTCAAGTACCTATAATTATGCAGCCTatcctggacctacacctgcaagtAGTTTTCCCCCACCAAGTAATGCACCATACCTCAGTACACCTCTCACAAGTTCTCTCCCTCCTGCTCCACCAAGTTcttttcttcctcctccaagttctCTCCCTCCTCCACCTATTTCTCTCCTGCCTCCAagttctctccctcctcctcctcctcctcctcctagttCTCTGCCCTTGCCTCCACCTAGTTCTCTCCCTCCGCCTCCACCTagttctctccctcctcctccacctagttctttccctcctcctccacctagtTCTTTCCCTCCTCCACCAAGTTCTTTCCCTCCTCCACCAagttctcttcttcctcctccaagttcactacctcttcccccactaagttcactcccccctcctcctcccccacctcacccaccaccaccaccgccaccaccacattCTCTCCCTCCTCCAGCAAGCCCTTTCCCTCCTCCAGGAAGCCATTTCCCACGTGCTTCTCCTGCAAgcactttttctcttcctccaccagGCCCTTTGAGGCCTCCAGGATCGTTGCCATTGCCAAGTAATGTGCCTCCTCCTACAGTAAGTGCTTTTCCACATCAACCTGCCTTGTCTATCCCTTGTTCTTCTGCCAGCTCTATGCCTCCTCCTCTGACAAACTCTTTGCCACCAGCCCCACCTGCCAACTCATTGCCTCCTGCTCCAACCTGTTCTTTGCCTTCTGCCACAGTAAGCATAATATATCCACCCGCAACATCTGCATCAAGTATTAGACCACCTCCATCAAATTACTTTATTCCTCCCAACCAGACTCTTACTGATTCATTGTATACAGCAAATAATTGTCGCCCTCCAATTAATGCGTCTGTTCCCAGTACAGCAGATGTAGCAACCTCATCACCCCTTCCAGGTGCTGACCCTCCTGGTGGTGATAATCATTTAGCCAGTGCCTTACCCCGTCAAGGCAATATCTCTCCTTTTGATAAAACACATGGAGTAAGTACTTTCCCCACTGGATGCAAGGACCTTTCCACCGGTACATTAGGATCAACAAATATGCTTCCTTCTTTTAGTAATGTACCTTCTCAAGATGCATCCCGCTGTGGTAGCGCTTGTCCTAGTCCACTTACAACGCCTCCCATTTTTTCACAGCATTCAGCTAATACCGTTCCCCATCTTGATAAACCACCTTCAGCACAGTCACAGCCTGGGACTAAATTTCACTATTCTCGACCTCAGACGCCTGTTAGTGCACCACAGTCTGCCAGTACTGGGTATCATGCTAATGCTGACAAAGCACTAGCATTGACTACTTTACCCCCATCTTTGAATTCCACTAATTTTAATAAGCCACAACCAGGAAGTACCTTCTCATCTTCAAGAAATGGACCTCCTGCCAATACAATTGATCAAGGATTTACTTTACCTCCTCCAAGGGTTGGACATCTTCTCAGTACAACTAAGGAGACAAACACTTTGCCCCCTCCAAGGAAAGGGCTTTACCCAAATACATCATGTCCGTCAAGTACTTTCCCCCCTCCAAGAAATGTTCCACTGTCTGATTCACCAAATTTTGAAGGTCCTTTTCCCCGATCAAGGATTGAACCACCTTCCAATTCTCTTGGTCAATCAGGTACCTTTTCGTCTTCTGGATTTGGCCCTCCTCATAGTACACCACATCTCACTGGTAATTTACCCTCCCCAAGAAATGGACCGTCTCCCAGTTCACCATATCCTGCAACAAGTACTTTATCTTCTACAAGACTTGCACCATCTCCAAGTTTACCACATCCAGCAACTAATATACCTTCTTGTAGGAATGGTGATAATTATCCCTCACAAAATAATGGACCTCCACCAAATACACCTCGTGTAATAAATGGTGCACCCCCCTTAAATTACCCTCCCCCTAGTGATGAAATTTATGTTGAAAGTGATTTTCCTCCCTCAAGATATTGCCCTCCCAATAGTAAACAAGAAAGGACAAATAATGGTTCTCCTGCAAGGCAAGAATTCTCTAGGGATGCACCATATACAGCAAATAATTTTCTTTCTTCATGGTATCAACCTCCGAAAGATGACCCACATGTAGCAGTTGAATTCCCACCATCAAGATCTCATACTGATAATCCTTCAAAATATCGTTCCGACCAACCATTGAGATCAAAAATCTCTTCAAGATGCCGAAGTCCGAAAGAGACACAGAGTTCAGAATGCACTTTCTTCCCTTCAGTTTATCATCATCTTAGTGGTACACTGCAGTCTAAAAAGGATTCTTTCTCTTCAAGGTATCGACCTACTGCTGATTTAGGAAAAGATTTTCACTCTTCAAGGTATAGCCCTTCTCAGGATTCGTCAGATTCCGAAAATGATTTCCCCCCTCCACAGTATCCACCTTCTAATGATGCAACACTCGCTTCTGCTGCATTTTATCAACCTCCTGATAAAGCACATTCAGAAAATGATTTTTTACCTTTAAAGTGTCGACCTTCCAGTTCGCTGCATGAAGAAATTTTTTACCCCTCTTCAAGGTTTCAACTTCCTGATGAGACACAATGTACTGCAGATGACTTCCACCCATCAAGGTATAGAGCGCCTGTAGATTTACCAGATGCAGTAAACAAATTCCCCTCCTCGAGATATGCATCTCCTAGTGATACCCGATTTACACCAACAACTTTGCCTCTTTCAAGGTATGGTTCTCCTTGTGATACACCACATTCAGAAATCACATTCCCTCCTTCAAGACGTGGGTGTCCTCCAAATGAACCATCACATCTCTTTTCATCTTTAAGGAGTAGAAGCCCCCCAAATAAATCCTTTGTGGGGAGTTCTTTCCTCTCAACAAGAGAACATCATCCACATTCACAACACAGGCCATGTACTTCTCCTCTTCGAAGTAATGAACCTCATCACAATGGTTATGATGTTTACCGTAAAAGGAATACCAGCAGCATGTGGGATTGTTCCAAGTCTGTTGAGAAGAATGAGTCTAGTGACGAGGATGATATGTACAAATATATGGCCTATGCTGATAGAAATAGTGATGAAGATGTTCTGTCTAAGAGTGATCATCACTGTAAAATCAAAACGGAATTTTGGAAAGAACACGAAATTGAATACAAATCTGAAGATGTGGATCGTTTTTCATGTACAGCAGTTCCTTCTAAGCCTTCTGGTCATAAGTTGCTCATTCTTTTGAGAGGCGTTCCTGGTTCAGGAAAAACAACTCTAGCCAA
- the LOC138250560 gene encoding uncharacterized protein isoform X1, whose translation MLNAERKTCELQCEKTSTYEPCYKKLKSEETSHLKPLDGTEGLQEQEDIETESKIEDSFDCSPCNTVGFSATQEKIEGETKSDGILPLGHGPNKTESKSSEVLNSKPFDPLKGSPSLEAKYDAVSPTKQKTIEIESKSDERVLPEQQKIETGLQSEEVSNLGLNGKLEVPPGQETTGSESKSVATSYLVSRSSLEPVQLQETIERESKETGSAKACDDKNEETSHEAESSDVLETHELEPSILSVQKAEKRANVLEYESELTDEPCSKKCKTGEACHLILHHRLEGPLPKEILENDQNKRECSNVHTDGESVKTSNETENSDVLKTPESGSINSLQNESCSSAAIENMCPFQLEQECPPLTESAELGSEENVNTLLCLESQGKSKIEKYETSKVFIGPLCKTDLKRENSIDNTKVGAGESSDVATSKLFNEAKKVDDSLIKSGEKVEIDNELSQFYKELEQLEDSDDLVDSAQENEQSLLVPQNKGGAHSSKADSTWQSGNKHKNIYSYGPASSGAEQQFGGHIQSTCWNTSMPPPWPSWQQPQTLSFPQGPTFTPYSHNLTYQPYPTGTFSPQVTYPAYPNYAPLSTNYSTPAYPGSAFPPPSSAPYSSTYNYAAYPGPTPASSFPPPSNAPYLSTPLTSSLPPAPPSSFLPPPSSLPPPPISLLPPSSLPPPPPPPPSSLPLPPPSSLPPPPPSSLPPPPPSSFPPPPPSSFPPPPSSFPPPPSSLLPPPSSLPLPPLSSLPPPPPPPHPPPPPPPPHSLPPPASPFPPPGSHFPRASPASTFSLPPPGPLRPPGSLPLPSNVPPPTVSAFPHQPALSIPCSSASSMPPPLTNSLPPAPPANSLPPAPTCSLPSATVSIIYPPATSASSIRPPPSNYFIPPNQTLTDSLYTANNCRPPINASVPSTADVATSSPLPGADPPGGDNHLASALPRQGNISPFDKTHGVSTFPTGCKDLSTGTLGSTNMLPSFSNVPSQDASRCGSACPSPLTTPPIFSQHSANTVPHLDKPPSAQSQPGTKFHYSRPQTPVSAPQSASTGYHANADKALALTTLPPSLNSTNFNKPQPGSTFSSSRNGPPANTIDQGFTLPPPRVGHLLSTTKETNTLPPPRKGLYPNTSCPSSTFPPPRNVPLSDSPNFEGPFPRSRIEPPSNSLGQSGTFSSSGFGPPHSTPHLTGNLPSPRNGPSPSSPYPATSTLSSTRLAPSPSLPHPATNIPSCRNGDNYPSQNNGPPPNTPRVINGAPPLNYPPPSDEIYVESDFPPSRYCPPNSKQERTNNGSPARQEFSRDAPYTANNFLSSWYQPPKDDPHVAVEFPPSRSHTDNPSKYRSDQPLRSKISSRCRSPKETQSSECTFFPSVYHHLSGTLQSKKDSFSSRYRPTADLGKDFHSSRYSPSQDSSDSENDFPPPQYPPSNDATLASAAFYQPPDKAHSENDFLPLKCRPSSSLHEEIFYPSSRFQLPDETQCTADDFHPSRYRAPVDLPDAVNKFPSSRYASPSDTRFTPTTLPLSRYGSPCDTPHSEITFPPSRRGCPPNEPSHLFSSLRSRSPPNKSFVGSSFLSTREHHPHSQHRPCTSPLRSNEPHHNGYDVYRKRNTSSMWDCSKSVEKNESSDEDDMYKYMAYADRNSDEDVLSKSDHHCKIKTEFWKEHEIEYKSEDVDRFSCTAVPSKPSGHKLLILLRGVPGSGKTTLANDLLDKSPEGTVLSTDDFFRQRDGYNFVGKKLGNAHEWNQDRAMKAMDEGRTPVIIDNTNTQAWEMKPYVEMAIERGYTVQFHEPETWWKRDPVELEKRNTHNVPRDKISQMVERYEHYMSVATVMNSKQPPHKIAERSFRRLRPKRERSDNT comes from the exons atgctgaatgctgaaagaaaaacatgtgaattacagtgtgAAAAAACATCAACGTATGAGCCATGCTATAAGAAACTGAAATCGGAGGAAACCTCCCATTTGAAACCTCTAGATGGAACAGAAGGACTGCAAGAGCAAGAAGACATTGAAACTGAATCTAAAATTGAGGATTCCTTTGACTGTAGTCCTTGTAATACCGTAGGATTTTCTGCAACCCAAGAAAAGATTGAAGGGGAAACCAAGTCAGATGGAATCTTGCCTCTAGGACATGGGCCAAATAAAACTGAATCAAAATCAAGTGAAGTCTTGAACTCTAAACCTTTTGATCCATTAAAAGGATCTCCAAGTCTGGAAGCAAAATACGATGCTGTCTCGCCTACAAAACAGAAGACGATTGAAATTGAATCAAAATCAGACGAGAGAGTTCTCCCAGAACAACAGAAGATTGAAACAGGATTGCAATCTGAAGAGGTTTCTAATTTAGGGTTgaatggtaaattggaagtgcctCCAGGGCAAGAAACCACTGGATCAGAATCAAAATCAGTTGCTACCTCTTACTTGGTTTCTAGGTCTAGTTTAGAACCAGTTCAATTGCAAGAAACTATTGAAAGAGAGTCAAAGGAGACTGGATCTGCCAAAGCATGTGATGACAAAAATGAGGAAACATCTCATGAGGCTGAAAGTTCAGATGTATTGGAAACCCATGAACTTGAACCCAGCATTCTGTCG gtgcagaaagctgagaaaagagcaaatgtattggaatatgaaagtgAACTAACAGATGAGCCATGTTCTAAAAAGTGTAAAACAGGAGAGGCCTGTCACTTGATCCTTCACCATAGGTTAGAAGGACCGCTGCCAAAAGAGATACTGGAGAATGACCAAAACAAGAGAGAATGTTCAAATGTTCATACAGATGGGGAAAGTGTGAAAACTTCAAATGAGACTGAAAATTCTGACGTTTTGAAGACCCCTGAAAGCGGTAGTATTAATTCACTGCAGAATGAATCCTGCAGTTCTGCTGCCATAGAAAATATGTGTCCTTTTCAGTTGGAGCAAGAATGTCCCCCCTTAACTGAATCAGCAGAGTTAGGCTCTGAGGAAAATGTAAACACATTACTGTGCTTGGAATCTCAGGGTAAGAGTAAGATAGAAAAGTATGAGACTAGTAAGGTGTTTATAGGGCCCCTTTGCAAAACTGATTTGAAAAGGGAAAACAGCATAGACaataccaaagttggtgcaggtgaaAGTTCAGACGTTGCGACTTCTAAGCTGTTCAATGAAGCTAAAAAAGTGGATGACTCGTTAATTAAATCCGGCGAGAAAGTTGAAATAGATAATGAATTAAGCCAGTTCTATAAAGAACTGGAACAACTTGAAGATAGTGATGACCTGGTGGACAGTGCACAGGAAAATGAACAGAGTCTGTTAGTACCTCAGAATAAAGGGGGAGCACATAGCAGTAAGGCAGACTCAACATGGCAATCAGGAAATAAACACAAAAACATTTACAGTTATGGGCCAGCCAGTTCAGGAGCAGAGCAGCAATTTGGTGGACACATAcaatcaacatgttggaatacttCAATGCCTCCGCCTTGGCCTAGTTGGCAACAGCCACAGACATTAAGTTTTCCACAGGGCCCAACCTTTACACCATACAGTCACAATCTGACTTACCAGCCATATCCAACAGGTACTTTCTCCCCTCAAGTGACATATCCTGCATATCCAAATTATGCTCCTCTTTCTACTAATTACAGCACCCCAGCGTATCCTGGATCTGCTTTCCCCCCTCCAAGCAGTGCACCGTATTCAAGTACCTATAATTATGCAGCCTatcctggacctacacctgcaagtAGTTTTCCCCCACCAAGTAATGCACCATACCTCAGTACACCTCTCACAAGTTCTCTCCCTCCTGCTCCACCAAGTTcttttcttcctcctccaagttctCTCCCTCCTCCACCTATTTCTCTCCTGCCTCCAagttctctccctcctcctcctcctcctcctcctagttCTCTGCCCTTGCCTCCACCTAGTTCTCTCCCTCCGCCTCCACCTagttctctccctcctcctccacctagttctttccctcctcctccacctagtTCTTTCCCTCCTCCACCAAGTTCTTTCCCTCCTCCACCAagttctcttcttcctcctccaagttcactacctcttcccccactaagttcactcccccctcctcctcccccacctcacccaccaccaccaccgccaccaccacattCTCTCCCTCCTCCAGCAAGCCCTTTCCCTCCTCCAGGAAGCCATTTCCCACGTGCTTCTCCTGCAAgcactttttctcttcctccaccagGCCCTTTGAGGCCTCCAGGATCGTTGCCATTGCCAAGTAATGTGCCTCCTCCTACAGTAAGTGCTTTTCCACATCAACCTGCCTTGTCTATCCCTTGTTCTTCTGCCAGCTCTATGCCTCCTCCTCTGACAAACTCTTTGCCACCAGCCCCACCTGCCAACTCATTGCCTCCTGCTCCAACCTGTTCTTTGCCTTCTGCCACAGTAAGCATAATATATCCACCCGCAACATCTGCATCAAGTATTAGACCACCTCCATCAAATTACTTTATTCCTCCCAACCAGACTCTTACTGATTCATTGTATACAGCAAATAATTGTCGCCCTCCAATTAATGCGTCTGTTCCCAGTACAGCAGATGTAGCAACCTCATCACCCCTTCCAGGTGCTGACCCTCCTGGTGGTGATAATCATTTAGCCAGTGCCTTACCCCGTCAAGGCAATATCTCTCCTTTTGATAAAACACATGGAGTAAGTACTTTCCCCACTGGATGCAAGGACCTTTCCACCGGTACATTAGGATCAACAAATATGCTTCCTTCTTTTAGTAATGTACCTTCTCAAGATGCATCCCGCTGTGGTAGCGCTTGTCCTAGTCCACTTACAACGCCTCCCATTTTTTCACAGCATTCAGCTAATACCGTTCCCCATCTTGATAAACCACCTTCAGCACAGTCACAGCCTGGGACTAAATTTCACTATTCTCGACCTCAGACGCCTGTTAGTGCACCACAGTCTGCCAGTACTGGGTATCATGCTAATGCTGACAAAGCACTAGCATTGACTACTTTACCCCCATCTTTGAATTCCACTAATTTTAATAAGCCACAACCAGGAAGTACCTTCTCATCTTCAAGAAATGGACCTCCTGCCAATACAATTGATCAAGGATTTACTTTACCTCCTCCAAGGGTTGGACATCTTCTCAGTACAACTAAGGAGACAAACACTTTGCCCCCTCCAAGGAAAGGGCTTTACCCAAATACATCATGTCCGTCAAGTACTTTCCCCCCTCCAAGAAATGTTCCACTGTCTGATTCACCAAATTTTGAAGGTCCTTTTCCCCGATCAAGGATTGAACCACCTTCCAATTCTCTTGGTCAATCAGGTACCTTTTCGTCTTCTGGATTTGGCCCTCCTCATAGTACACCACATCTCACTGGTAATTTACCCTCCCCAAGAAATGGACCGTCTCCCAGTTCACCATATCCTGCAACAAGTACTTTATCTTCTACAAGACTTGCACCATCTCCAAGTTTACCACATCCAGCAACTAATATACCTTCTTGTAGGAATGGTGATAATTATCCCTCACAAAATAATGGACCTCCACCAAATACACCTCGTGTAATAAATGGTGCACCCCCCTTAAATTACCCTCCCCCTAGTGATGAAATTTATGTTGAAAGTGATTTTCCTCCCTCAAGATATTGCCCTCCCAATAGTAAACAAGAAAGGACAAATAATGGTTCTCCTGCAAGGCAAGAATTCTCTAGGGATGCACCATATACAGCAAATAATTTTCTTTCTTCATGGTATCAACCTCCGAAAGATGACCCACATGTAGCAGTTGAATTCCCACCATCAAGATCTCATACTGATAATCCTTCAAAATATCGTTCCGACCAACCATTGAGATCAAAAATCTCTTCAAGATGCCGAAGTCCGAAAGAGACACAGAGTTCAGAATGCACTTTCTTCCCTTCAGTTTATCATCATCTTAGTGGTACACTGCAGTCTAAAAAGGATTCTTTCTCTTCAAGGTATCGACCTACTGCTGATTTAGGAAAAGATTTTCACTCTTCAAGGTATAGCCCTTCTCAGGATTCGTCAGATTCCGAAAATGATTTCCCCCCTCCACAGTATCCACCTTCTAATGATGCAACACTCGCTTCTGCTGCATTTTATCAACCTCCTGATAAAGCACATTCAGAAAATGATTTTTTACCTTTAAAGTGTCGACCTTCCAGTTCGCTGCATGAAGAAATTTTTTACCCCTCTTCAAGGTTTCAACTTCCTGATGAGACACAATGTACTGCAGATGACTTCCACCCATCAAGGTATAGAGCGCCTGTAGATTTACCAGATGCAGTAAACAAATTCCCCTCCTCGAGATATGCATCTCCTAGTGATACCCGATTTACACCAACAACTTTGCCTCTTTCAAGGTATGGTTCTCCTTGTGATACACCACATTCAGAAATCACATTCCCTCCTTCAAGACGTGGGTGTCCTCCAAATGAACCATCACATCTCTTTTCATCTTTAAGGAGTAGAAGCCCCCCAAATAAATCCTTTGTGGGGAGTTCTTTCCTCTCAACAAGAGAACATCATCCACATTCACAACACAGGCCATGTACTTCTCCTCTTCGAAGTAATGAACCTCATCACAATGGTTATGATGTTTACCGTAAAAGGAATACCAGCAGCATGTGGGATTGTTCCAAGTCTGTTGAGAAGAATGAGTCTAGTGACGAGGATGATATGTACAAATATATGGCCTATGCTGATAGAAATAGTGATGAAGATGTTCTGTCTAAGAGTGATCATCACTGTAAAATCAAAACGGAATTTTGGAAAGAACACGAAATTGAATACAAATCTGAAGATGTGGATCGTTTTTCATGTACAGCAGTTCCTTCTAAGCCTTCTGGTCATAAGTTGCTCATTCTTTTGAGAGGCGTTCCTGGTTCAGGAAAAACAACTCTAGCCAA